One stretch of Ipomoea triloba cultivar NCNSP0323 chromosome 8, ASM357664v1 DNA includes these proteins:
- the LOC116027232 gene encoding uncharacterized protein LOC116027232 isoform X2: protein MGKQMDYNDNDYQSKNLHLAGEDSSKVSSVLRPFALPRFDFDDSLQGHLRFDSLVENEVFLGIPCQEDNQWIEDFSRGSSGIEFSSSATESCSIPGRNNVWSEATSSESVEMLLKSVGQEHNLPEEVIVQESDGGNMLGNVTHETEPRLQEDDKMDGVEDPIIGVQADQFLGKFSRSSETTEGEIDRLKCTLQVTGTSSGNVANSASAETTTDKSLQTEMENSDLNQAEVNASHNETLVNQNGGDPCVSGIQVQIKDCSSYNDTIILGNPDVHDKINDIHQTTSGLPDDFGKGGEDNITVNKDISMDDKKLSGIGFESDNLVSKDSICNVTSEAEDVKELGVRNTFNNLEESSTLLGNEECNFLTAEGCKKNAPSTGSPHVSKSHVVVSSKVMESEHQPEGDSMQHEEQSVSFKSTCASEGHGKEVRETDDQGSNLELVEGFSTQTPYEQSSFTEQEHNTEKSNLDSDAINESCLDQGDDLSNPRDASASSEIHEETPVGEDLAGGNDELRECEVVLGDGNHVSSHVLDEPEKPCREDVSSKQPINTCNNSQNASSVERGETVSSVVASDVETNKSLDNHMRAGSSLVEQCREHAESVHGSEFAISMVNKQASDTEVEDANRSSHDTVNSVPLSERSDTQMESQLGPVSDVEKDTFVATPLTDHSITMMEASDQANVAGEIHEDCSLVREIGGQQHDSVAEEGTNDEKVTIGKQTDNEGKKSSKAGEEENSEEQGAPDLSSAVDGTATQCLQTESKKNEVGNKGAVQSLPPPQNTDGGGKVQSMCVNSAVDLSTKETHIDMQLFPCSTTDTKVVQENPQPIDKATPPCSTKGGSENKTRRRSGKSGRENSRKGKVKGTPVKVSDRVDNSCMHLGPSGAGQLVQFDVGNVQRSGTKMGNIVSNSTSNLLDLNSSTPPASFQQPFTDLQQVQLRAQIFVYGSLIQGAAPDEACMISAFGTSDGVRSIWEPAWRSCVERLHGQKSLIISAEVPGIQSGLKTPDQPSKPDLHQSKVISSSAARPSSKGTSIPVITPMMPLSSPLWNMATPSCDGLPPSSTAKGAVMGYQAVSTLHPYQTPPMRNFIGQTTSWLSQTPLTASWVNPQTSAFDISTRIPVFPITEPVNLTPVKEPTGVVSTGAKYAPPSPVAPRMLSGVLAETSLIDGEKGTAPTEFTSLTKTRKRKKTSSTEGPGQISLPTAPAEPVSAPTNNCHLSKKAPSSEDIGHVSMVARSQTETLSTPIVSSHLSTSVAVITPNIVSKCKSNTVALSIPVDHCKRVDDNLEKRKLTSLDMNKIEEAKIQAEEAAKHAAAALGHCQGVWSQLDKQKNSGLMSDIETKLASAAATIAAAASVAKAAAAAAKIASSAASQARQMADEALVSSTNAPLESRTDSLPEFVRNLGSATPASILKGGDEPNGSGSIIFAAREAARRRVEAASAAARHAENLVAIVKAAELASEAVSHAGKVVTMGDPLTLSELVEAGPDGYWKVSEAHCELGVKSNDVNVGRSDFNSVENASDVCLEKSEDPSKKALHALTMGPSPLPEGISVNTIEGSVREEEGISSSIACAEKDKRGSKGPSPNTSELTKTPDVSTNPEMDSRSTSFQEVNGNNASSTEENNIKEGCHVEVFRDSGDFNDAWFLAKVLSLKDGNAFVCYTTLQSDKGSAQLKEWIPLGIDGDGVPRIRAAHPMTLLISSDGARKRRREAVKEYSWSVGDQVDAWIHDCWREGVIIEKNKKDETTFTVNFPARGDNAVVRVWHLRPRLVWRDGEWIEWFPSKEQSSFQGDTPKEKRMKLGNPASEAREKAKVKTNINMPESGTNEETKLLPLAADEKIFNVGSKMDENKPNTLRTMRSGLQKEGPKVVFGVPKPGKKRKFMEVSKHYDSNRGIKTSSANESAKFAKYGMPTGSGVGGCKNTSRTDPKEKLMADSRSKVLKSRKPPTSSKILKDNFLKSTSTTSGDATTSTDHVAKDVITHEKSESGQSDSVKFGPNADGVAEDSIHFSSEALPAEPTKKASKLKNKSEQLNKINRAATSGKSIKDEVNDKSNSEISEPRRSNRRIQPTSRLLEGLQSSLIISKFPTVSHDRSHKSHNRGTSKGNSSHG, encoded by the exons AT GGGTAAACAGATGGACTATAATGACAATGATTACCAAAGCAAGAATCTTCACCTAGCTGGTGAAGATAGCTCAAAAGTCTCTTCTGTTTTGCGCCCTTTTGCTCTTCCCAGATTTGATTTTGATGACAGTCTACAGGGGCATTTAAGGTTTGACAGTTTAGTTGAAAACGAAGTTTTTCTTGGAATTCCTTGTCAGGAAGACAATCAGTGGATTGAGGATTTTTCTCGGGGAAGTAGTGGAATAGAGTTCAGTTCAAGTGCTACCGAGTCTTGCTCCATCCCTGGGCGCAACAATGTCTGGTCTGAGGCAACTTCTTCAGAATCTGTTGAAATGCTGTTAAAATCGGTTGGTCAAGAGCATAATCTTCCTGAAGAAGTTATTGTTCAGGAGTCAGATGGTGGCAATATGTTGGGTAATGTGACCCATGAAACCGAACCTAGGCTACAGGAGGATGATAAGATGGACGGTGTTGAAGATCCCATCATAGGTGTACAAGCTGATCAGTTTTTGGGGAAGTTTTCTAGGTCTAGTGAGACAACAGAAGGAGAGATAGACCGTCTTAAATGTACATTACAAGTGACAGGAACATCTTCTGGAAATGTTGCTAACAGTGCAAGTGCTGAAACAACTACTGATAAAAGCCTACAGACTGAAATGGAAAATAGTGATTTAAATCAAGCAGAAGTGAATGCTTCCCACAATGAAACTTTGGTTAACCAAAATGGAGGAGATCCATGTGTTTCTGGGATTCAAGTTCAAATTAAAGATTGCTCTTCATACAATGATACTATAATTCTGGGGAATCCAGATGTCCAtgataaaataaatgatattcATCAAACTACAAGTGGTTTACCCGATGATTTTGGTAAAGGTGGGGAGGACAACATCACAGTGAACAAAGACATTAGTATGGATGATAAAAAGTTAAGTGGGATTGGTTTTGAAAGTGATAATCTTGTTAGTAAGGATTCTATATGTAATGTTACTTCAGAGGCAGAAGATGTTAAAGAACTTGGAGTTAGAAATACATTTAATAATTTGGAGGAATCTTCTACTTTGTTGGGAAATGAGGAGTGTAACTTTCTCACTGCTGAAGGATGCAAGAAAAATGCACCATCTACTGGATCTCCTCATGTTAGCAAGTCACATGTTGTTGTGTCTTCCAAAGTGATGGAAAGTGAACATCAACCTGAAGGTGATAGTATGCAGCATGAGGAGCAATCTGTTTCCTTTAAGAGCACTTGTGCATCAGAGGGACATGGCAAAGAGGTAAGAGAGACTGATGATCAAGGCTCCAATCTTGAGCTGGTGGAGGGTTTTTCTACACAAACACCATATGAACAAAGTAGTTTTACTGAACAAGAACATAATACTGAGAAAAGCAATTTGGATTCTGATGCTATTAATGAAAGCTGTCTTGATCAAGGAGATGATCTTAGCAATCCAAGAGATGCATCTGCTTCTTCTGAAATTCATGAGGAGACACCTGTAGGTGAGGATTTGGCAGGTGGGAATGATGAGTTGAGGGAATGTGAAGTGGTTTTGGGCGATGGAAACCATGTCTCATCCCATGTCCTAGATGAACCTGAGAAGCCATGCAGAGAAGATGTGTCCTCAAAGCAGCCTATTAATACCTGCAACAACAGTCAAAATGCTTCTTCTGTTGAGAGGGGGGAAACGGTGTCATCTGTTGTTGCTAGTGATGTGGAAACTAATAAATCACTTGATAACCACATGAGAGCTGGATCTTCTCTTGTTGAACAGTGTAGAGAACATGCTGAGAGTGTTCATGGGTCAGAGTTTGCCATTTCAATGGTGAATAAACAAG CTTCTGATACTGAGGTCGAAGATgcaaaccgctcctcacatgacACAGTGAACAGTGTCCCACTTTCTGAAAGAAGTGATACACAGATGGAAAGCCAGCTAGGTCCTGTTTCTGATGTTGAAAAAGACACATTTGTGGCAACACCATTGACTGATCATTCCATTACTATGATGGAGGCTTCTGACCAAGCCAATGTTGCTGGTGAAATTCATGAAGACTGCTCTTTGGTTAGAGAAATAGGAGGTCAGCAGCATGACTCTGTAGCAGAAGAAGGCACTAATGATGAAAAAGTAACCATTGGCAAGCAAACAGATAATGAGGGGAAAAAATCATCAAAAGCTGGAG AGGAAGAAAATTCTGAGGAACAAGGTGCACCTGACTTGAGTTCTGCTGTTGATGGGACAGCCACTCAGTGTCTGCAAACTGAGAGTAAAAAGAATGAGGTTGGCAATAAGGGTGCAGTTCAGAGTCTTCCACCTCCTCAGAATACAGATGGCGGTGGTAAAGTGCAGTCAATGTGCGTGAATTCTGCTGTAGATTTATCTACGAAAGAGACGCACATTGACATGCAATTATTTCCTTGTAGCACAACTGACACTAAGGTTGTACAGGAAAATCCTCAGCCAATTGACAAGGCAACACCACCTTGCAGCACAAAAGGTGGGTCTGAGAATAAAACAAGGCGTCGCTCTGGTAAGTCAGGAAGAGAGAATAGTAGGAAGGGGAAAGTGAAGGGAACTCCTGTCAAAGTCTCTGACAGGGTGGACAATTCATGTATGCATTTGGGCCCTTCTGGTGCTGGTCAATTGGTGCAATTTGATGTTGGAAATGTCCAGCGTAGTGGTACAAAGATGGGGAACATAGTTTCTAATTCAACATCCAATCTTCTGGATCTGAACTCTTCCACTCCTCCGGCATCATTTCAACAGCCTTTTACTGATTTACAACAAGTGCAATTACGAGCACAGATCTTTGTTTATGGATCTTTGAT TCAAGGTGCAGCACCTGATGAGGCTTGTATGATTTCAGCCTTTGGGACCTCTG ATGGAGTGAGGAGCATTTGGGAGCCCGCATGGCGTTCTTGTGTAGAAAGGCTTCATGGGCAGAAATCTCTCATTATCAGTGCTGAAGTGCCTGGAATACAATCAG GTTTAAAGACACCAGATCAACCAAGCAAACCGGATTTGCATCAAAGCAAAGTTATTTCCTCATCAGCTGCTCGACCAAGTAGCAAGGGTACTTCTATACCTGTCATTACTCCTATGATGCCTCTTTCATCTCCTCTTTGGAATATGGCTACTCCATCTTGTGATGGTCTGCCACCGAGCAGTACAGCAAAGGGAGCAGTTATGGGGTATCAAGCAGTTTCCACTTTGCATCCTTACCAGACTCCACCCATGCGGAATTTCATTGGACAGACTACTTCCTGGCTATCACAGACTCCTTTAACTGCATCCTGGGTTAATCCACAAACTTCTGCTTTTGACATTAGCACTCGTATTCCAGTTTTTCCTATTACAGAGCCCGTGAATTTGACCCCTGTTAAAGAACCAACTGGTGTTGTTTCTACTGGAGCAAAGTATGCACCACCAAGTCCTGTGGCCCCTCGTATGCTTTCTGGTGTTCTTGCAGAGACTTCTCTTATTGATGGTGAAAAGGGCACAGCACCAACCGAATTTACTTCTTTAACAAAAActagaaagagaaaaaagacaTCCAGTACTGAGGGTCCTGGACAGATCTCCCTGCCAACTGCTCCAGCTGAACCAGTGTCTGCCCCTACTAACAATTGCCATTTGTCAAAAAAAGCTCCTTCATCTGAGGATATTGGACATGTCTCAATGGTAGCCAGAAGCCAGACAGAAACATTGTCTACTCCTATTGTTAGCAGCCATTTATCTACATCAGTTGCTGTCATCACTCCTAACATTGTGTCCAAATGCAAGTCCAACACAGTTGCTTTGTCCATACCTGTTGATCACTGTAAAAGAGTGGATGACAATTTGGAGAAGAGGAAATTAACTTCACTCGATATGAACAAAATTGAGGAGGCTAAGATACAAGCGGAGGAGGCTGCTAAACATGCAGCTGCTGCACTTGGTCACTGCCAAGGTGTATGGAGTCAGTTGGATAAACAAAAGAACTCTGGCTTGATGTCTGACATTGAGACTAAGCTGGCGTCTGCTGCTGCTACTATAGCAGCAGCTGCTTCAGTTGCTAAAGCAGCAGCTGCAGCTGCCAAAATTGCATCAAGTGCTGCTTCACAGGCAAGACAGATGGCTGACGAGGCATTGGTATCAAGCACAAATGCTCCCTTGGAAAGCAGGACTGATTCTCTTCCCGAATTTGTAAGAAACTTGGGAAGTGCAACTCCTGCATCCATTTTGAAGGGTGGGGATGAGCCCAATGGTTCTGGTTCCATTATTTTTGCTGCCAGGGAGGCAGCTAGAAGAAGAGTCGAGGCTGCTTCTGCTGCTGCAAGGCATGCTGAAAATTTAGTTGCAATAGTGAAGGCTGCAGAATTAGCTTCTGAAGCAGTATCACATGCTGGAAAAGTTGTTACAATGGGGGATCCTTTGACTTTGAGTGAATTGGTTGAAGCAGGACCTGACGGCTACTGGAAAGTTTCCGAAGCACATTGTGAGCTGGGTGTGAAATCAAATGATGTGAATGTGGGGAGATCTGATTTCAACAGTGTTGAAAATGCTTCTGATGTTTGTCTGGAGAAATCTGAGGATCCATCTAAAAAGGCATTACATGCCTTGACAATGGGTCCATCACCTCTTCCAGAAGGGATATCTGTTAATACAATCGAAGGAAGTGTCAGAGAAGAAGAAGGCATCTCATCATCCATTGCATGTGCTGAAAAGGATAAGAGAGGGAGCAAGGGTCCTAGTCCTAATACATCAGAATTGACCAAGACCCCTGACGTTTCTACCAACCCCGAAATGGATTCAAGGTCAACTTCCTTTCAGGAGGTGAATGGAAACAATGCAAGTTCAAcagaagaaaacaatataaaagaGGGTTGTCATGTTGAG GTTTTTAGGGATAGTGGTGATTTTAATGATGCATGGTTCTTGGCCAAAGTATTAAGTTTAAAGGATGGGAATGCTTTTGTCTGTTACACAACACTCCAATCTGACAAAG GTTCAGCACAGCTAAAGGAGTGGATACCTTTAGGTATAGATGGTGATGGGGTGCCTAGAATACGTGCTGCACATCCTATGACCCTTCTGATCTCTTCTGACGGAGCCAGAAAGAGAAGACGAGAAGCAGTTAAGGAATACTCTTGGTCTGTTGGTGATCAAGTAGATGCATGGATCCATGATTG CTGGAGGGAAGGTGTCATTATTGAAAAGAACAAAAAGGATGAAACTACATTTACTGTCAATTTTCCAG CTCGAGGAGATAATGCAGTTGTGAGAGTGTGGCATCTCCGTCCTAGACTTGTTTGGAGGGATGGAGAGTGGATTGAGTGGTTCCCTTCAAAAGAGCAATCTTCTTTTCAG GGTGATACTCCAAAGGAGAAGAGAATGAAGTTAGGAAATCCTGCTAGTGAGGCCAGGGAAAAGGCCAAGGTCAAGACAAATATCAATATGCCAGAATCAGGGACAAATGAAGAAACCAAGTTGCTCCCTTTAGCTGCTgatgaaaaaatatttaatgttgGTAGCAAGATGGATGAGAATAAGCCCAACACACTCAGAACTATGAGATCTGGTTTACAAAAAGAAGGGCCAAAAGTTGTTTTTGGCGTGCCTAAACCTGGAAAGAAGAGGAAGTTTATGGAAGTAAGCAAGCATTATGATTCAAACAGGGGCATTAAGACCAGTTCAGCAAATGAGTCGGCCAAGTTTGCAAAATATGGGATGCCAACAGGATCAGGAGTTGGGGGATGTAAAAATACTTCTAGAACTGATCCAAAGGAGAAGCTTATGGCTGATTCAAGATCCAAAGTTCTTAAATCTAGAAAACCACCCACTTCAAGTAAGATATTGAAAGATAACTTTTTGAAATCAACTTCGACTACTTCCGGTGATGCTACTACCTCAACTGACCATGTGGCAAAGGACGTTATCACCCATGAAAAGAGTGAATCAGGGCAATCAGATTCAGTCAAGTTTGGTCCGAATGCTGATGGTGTAGCTGAAGATTCCATACATTTTTCTTCAGAGGCTCTTCCTGCTGAACCTACTAAGAAGGCTTCAAAGTTGAAGAACAAATCTGAACAGCTGAACAAGATAAACCGTGCTGCTACCAGCGGAAAGTCAATAAAAGATGAGGTGAATGACAAGTCAAATTCTGAAATCAGTGAGCCGCGCAGGTCAAATCGTAGGATTCAGCCAACATCAAGG TTATTGGAAGGCTTGCAGAGCTCACTTATTATCTCAAAGTTCCCAACTGTTTCACATGACAGAAGTCACAAAAGCCACAATAGAGGCACATCTAAAG GTAATAGCAGCCATGGTTAA